AACATTTATCTGCATCTGATACTAAGGAAATGTATTTCAGCTTGGAGCAGGGACCTTTTTGCTGAACAGATTGTCTATATTTGTCAATGCCTTTCTTTTCCACATTGGCATCAATCAAGAGATGCACAACGCTGTAAGTTTATCTATCCAGATCCCGCCATGTTACATCTTTTGGGTATCGACACAAGAGAGATTTCAATGAAAATACCGAACCCACTATTTTAGGTTATCCAGATTATATGTTTCAGGTATTTTGACAGGAATTTTTCTGTCTACAGGTGCTTGTATTTTTGCTAGTTGGATTTGTACTGGCTGGGGCTGCATTTGGCTATTGGCTTGTTGGGAAATTTGTTGTTGCTGATGATGGAAGTGTGGATGTTGGCGTAGCCCAATTTGTGAAATGGGCTCTACGTGTAGTAGCTGTGACTTTCATTTTCCAggttattttatattatccTAAAATTTTTGATCAATGCATCTGCTACAGTATTGAGTAGTTGCTCCTTTTTTTTACATCAGAGCATATGACATAAGTAACAATCATTTGATAACTTTTAATCttaacaataatataatatcaGCTATAATGTTATAACCAACTCATCATCTTTTCACTACTTTCTATCACTATTTGAGTTCTGTAAACGAGTAGACACCTTTCTGACTTCAATATTCTAGTTCATTTAATCAGCTTGTTGATTGGACTTTTCCATATAATCTTTTCATTATGCTAGATTAACTTCTCGTATAACATCACTGATGCCATCTTCCTTTTTACAGTTTCTCGAGCTTTGTAATTATTGGTAGCCTAGTACGTTAagtctcatattttataattctgCATTTGAGCTGGAAATTTCTGTTGTCGTATACTGCCTGTTTTTCTGGAAGATGATTCCAGCTTttaacaattttcttttatttgaatCTCAGAGCTCACTTGATATTCCAATGGTAATGGGACTGCTGATGTCACTTTTGGGGTGTTACTTTTGCTTCACTTACTTTAACTGGCATGGCTTCAGGTAAACACTGCGTGGCTTCTATTAGTTAGTTACGTACGTATTTTTCTTCTTGACAGACTGTATTTACAAATCAGCTTTTTAGTAGGTTTTCATGATAAACGCTTTATAAAGGTTGGGCTTAATGGACGTTTGGTAGCATATTAGTCATTGACATTGTTATGCAATCCTTTGATCACCATGACTTTGATCATGTATTTGCTTTCGAATAGAGAAGAAAACAATGATTTTTACTGCTGGTTCTATCCACCCACAGCTTATTCTAACCGTGCACTTGTGGTGCAGTGATTCAACATTTTCACCAAACTGGAGTCCTCCAAGAAGAAGAGGTGTAAGATTAAGACAGACTAGACGTGCTGAATTCCTGAGAAGGTCTGGAACCACAACTCCTCGAGGAAGTTTATGGAAAAGTTACAAGGGTTCACCAACATATACGTTTTCTCCTGTGAAAGGTACCTGTTGTTGGAGCTTAGTAGCTTTAAtctgtttttctttgtttcatCTGACTATAATTCCAAAGGCTGGATGGATGTAGAACTAGAAAGGCACAATGGAACTCTATTTGATCATTCTTCATATCTTACTAGTAGCGTACCTACATTGTCAAAAGTGAGTTATTTGCCCTATTTATTGTTTGCTGCAGATGTTGCAACTCCATCCAGTTCAGTTGACTACTACTCAACTTTCCACAAGACGcccaacaaaaagaaatattccCAGGAAGAATGGAAGGATTTCACAGAGCGAACCACACGGCAGGCTGTAGCAGAGTTGGCATCATCTCCCGAATTCACTGATTGGGTTGTGGAAAATGCAGATAGAATACATCTCCGGTCAACAGAGAGCAGCTCAGATGAATCTGTTGGAAGCGGGTCAGATTCGACTGAGGACTATATTGCAACGAGCAGCACTGTCAGAGGCGGTTTATCATGGCGGCGCCAGTGGTAGATGGAGCATCATCGACTGTACCTGCAGGGCT
Above is a genomic segment from Salvia hispanica cultivar TCC Black 2014 unplaced genomic scaffold, UniMelb_Shisp_WGS_1.0 HiC_scaffold_466, whole genome shotgun sequence containing:
- the LOC125199317 gene encoding uncharacterized protein LOC125199317, translated to MAGTTSAAILLILASVFVASGAADVEAISGSNVENRQVVNATPGVLIDSVLSKEIVRCARVNVSGLSRLKLGSYSSAHRITLVPSDNIHERSHKKIQICLHRNASLGLCKCENDNWDGIHSGIWSTAISPYEDGFIDVKFVDNLFGSVTVSTELEFHKWRLICLAIGFVLLLLAPIVSSWVPFYYSSSMAIGVCLVVIIVLFQGRKLLPIGKNVFYKTICGLALGAGTFLLNRLSIFVNAFLFHIGINQEMHNAVLVFLLVGFVLAGAAFGYWLVGKFVVADDGSVDVGVAQFVKWALRVVAVTFIFQSSLDIPMVMGLLMSLLGCYFCFTYFNWHGFSDSTFSPNWSPPRRRGVRLRQTRRAEFLRRSGTTTPRGSLWKSYKGSPTYTFSPVKDVATPSSSVDYYSTFHKTPNKKKYSQEEWKDFTERTTRQAVAELASSPEFTDWVVENADRIHLRSTESSSDESVGSGSDSTEDYIATSSTVRGGLSWRRQW